In one window of Desertifilum tharense IPPAS B-1220 DNA:
- a CDS encoding quinone-dependent dihydroorotate dehydrogenase, which yields MFDPYQSLIRPLLFTGLKADPEALHHQVMRVLSWLDLNCDRAPDRAIQSALLQSFSEYDPRLTQSLWGLTFPNPVGLAAGFDKDGVAARIWHCLGFGFAELGTVTQHAQPGNPQPRLFRLVSDRAVLNRMGFNNQGAAAMALQFSRGDAGRERPIPLGVNLGKSKVTPLELAASDYVASFSTLQNWGDYFVVNVSSPNTPGLRSLQDAAQLERILDALQSVNNTQKPLFVKIAPDLETDAIADVIQLAGTYQLSGIIATNTTIRRDGLKAQILPQTGKPIVDEAGGISGAPLRDRSTEVIRLIWQQTQGQLPIIGVGGIFTPEDAWEKITAGASLVQIYTGWIYEGPWAIKRILLGLLQKLDEHHLSHISEAVGLSHREV from the coding sequence ATGTTCGATCCCTATCAAAGTCTGATCCGTCCCTTGCTCTTTACTGGACTTAAAGCCGATCCAGAAGCGTTACATCATCAAGTTATGCGGGTTCTGAGTTGGCTCGATCTCAACTGCGATCGCGCTCCCGATCGAGCGATCCAATCGGCTCTACTGCAATCGTTCTCAGAGTACGATCCTCGCCTGACACAATCTCTTTGGGGGTTAACGTTTCCTAATCCTGTCGGTTTAGCGGCAGGATTCGATAAGGATGGTGTTGCTGCCCGAATTTGGCATTGCTTGGGTTTCGGTTTTGCAGAACTCGGAACGGTCACGCAGCACGCCCAGCCGGGTAATCCCCAACCCCGATTGTTTCGCTTGGTGAGCGATAGAGCAGTCCTAAATCGTATGGGATTTAATAATCAAGGTGCTGCTGCAATGGCATTACAGTTCAGTCGGGGGGATGCGGGGCGCGAGCGTCCTATTCCCCTAGGCGTGAATCTGGGTAAATCTAAGGTAACACCCCTAGAGCTTGCTGCGTCAGACTATGTTGCGAGTTTTTCGACTTTGCAAAACTGGGGCGATTATTTTGTCGTCAATGTTTCTTCTCCCAATACGCCGGGATTGCGATCGCTTCAAGATGCGGCCCAGTTAGAACGCATTCTGGATGCCCTCCAATCTGTTAATAATACACAAAAACCGCTGTTTGTCAAGATTGCGCCCGATTTAGAAACCGACGCGATCGCAGATGTGATTCAATTGGCTGGAACCTATCAGCTTTCCGGGATTATTGCTACCAACACCACCATTCGCCGCGACGGGTTGAAAGCTCAAATCTTGCCGCAAACCGGGAAACCCATCGTTGACGAAGCCGGAGGAATTAGCGGCGCACCCCTGCGCGATCGCTCCACCGAAGTCATCCGCCTCATTTGGCAACAAACCCAGGGTCAATTGCCCATCATTGGGGTCGGCGGTATATTTACCCCAGAAGATGCATGGGAAAAGATAACCGCAGGTGCTAGTTTGGTGCAAATCTACACGGGCTGGATTTACGAAGGGCCTTGGGCAATTAAGCGGATTTTATTAGGCTTGCTGCAAAAGCTTGACGAGCATCATCTCAGTCATATCTCGGAAGCCGTCGGTTTATCTCATCGAGAGGTTTAA
- a CDS encoding alpha/beta fold hydrolase, with translation MLFHDDWTSNFLKTNGVRLHYVSAGQGPLLLLLHGFPEFWYSWRHQLSEFANDYRVVALDLRGYNLSEKPQDLSAYRISELVNDIAGAIAALGETRCCLAAHDWGGVIAWHFAYLYPHLLDRLIIMNCPHPAKFQDGMRLPQQWLKSSYMLFFQLPFAPEWLLQSLDYQLIASAFKALAVNQQAFSPQDLEAYKDAVGQRGALTAMLNYYRNLPSALSSTKSWDVLSVPTLMIWGENDPALGKELAEGTENYVSHLQLQYIANCGHWVQQEYPHQVNQFMRYFLQN, from the coding sequence ATGTTATTCCATGATGATTGGACATCCAACTTCCTGAAAACAAACGGCGTCAGATTGCATTATGTCAGTGCAGGTCAAGGGCCTTTGTTGCTGTTGTTACATGGATTTCCGGAATTTTGGTACTCCTGGCGACATCAATTGAGCGAATTTGCCAACGACTATCGCGTCGTCGCCTTAGACCTGCGGGGGTATAATTTGAGCGAAAAACCCCAGGATCTTTCAGCTTACCGAATCTCAGAATTAGTCAATGATATCGCTGGGGCGATCGCCGCCTTGGGTGAAACCCGATGCTGTTTAGCCGCCCATGACTGGGGGGGAGTCATTGCTTGGCACTTCGCCTATCTGTATCCCCATCTTCTCGATCGCCTGATTATTATGAATTGCCCGCATCCGGCTAAATTTCAAGATGGAATGCGCCTTCCCCAACAATGGCTGAAAAGCTCGTATATGCTATTTTTCCAACTCCCCTTTGCACCAGAGTGGCTGCTGCAATCTTTAGACTATCAATTAATTGCCAGCGCCTTTAAAGCCTTAGCCGTCAATCAACAGGCCTTTAGCCCCCAAGATCTAGAAGCCTATAAAGATGCTGTTGGTCAACGGGGAGCATTAACCGCGATGCTCAACTATTATCGCAATCTTCCCTCTGCTCTGAGCAGCACTAAAAGCTGGGACGTGCTTTCTGTCCCCACTCTAATGATTTGGGGAGAAAACGATCCGGCTTTAGGGAAAGAACTCGCCGAAGGAACAGAGAACTACGTCAGCCATTTACAACTCCAGTACATTGCCAACTGCGGTCATTGGGTACAACAAGAATATCCCCATCAGGTGAATCAATTTATGCGCTATTTCCTCCAAAACTAG